The Thalassotalea piscium sequence ATGGATTTACACCTTTATGGATTTGAAACGACAAATGGCAAAATTACTGCTAAATTGTCATTAATTCATAAGTCTGAAGATTGGCAATATTACCTTGATGAGTGTAAAGCACAGAACAAAAAATTATCTACAACAGATAGCTACACATTAATGTGACTGTTTTTACTTCTTTAAACGGTTTAACCAATTTATATTTTGATGCTTAGTAAGGCCTATTTTAGGCGCCTGTCGTTAAATTGACGTAAACATGTCGTATACAAATAAGGATTTTTTTTACAGGATACAGTTTCGATTTATCTATGTGAGAAATACAAATGGAAATGATAATAAACGCTGAAAAAGTTATAGCAGAACGTAAAATAAGAGCTTGGAGTCAGCAACACTTAGCTGATGCTAGCGCTGTGAGTTTAAGAACTATTCAAAGGGTAGAGAATAATAGTTCTGGCTCCTTAGAAACAATTAAAGCATTAGCATCTTGTTTTGAGCTCGATGTAGATATGTTATTCGAGCCTAAAATTGAAGCTATTAATAAAAATCAGAAATTAAAGGCTAGAGTAAAGCCTAAACTTCTCGCTCTCTTTTCGTTTACTTTAGTATTGCTTAGCAGTGTTATATTTATCGTGCCAACAAGTATGGCATCCAATATAACAATTAATGCGGGGAGTATAAAAACCAATACCAATGAAGGTTACAGTATATATACTGATAATGTTGTGATCTTTTTACCTAAAGGTATGCCGCATAAAGTGTTAATTGATTCTAATTGGGAAGCTAACTCATCATCCTCTTCTATTGGTGGTATTAAAATTTATTTTGAGCACTCTGTCATTTCCATTGATCAAGCTTCAATCACAACAACTGAGAGTGGGACTAAAATCACAACAGAATATGCTAAATTCTCAAAATCTGAGTAATATACTGCTAACAAAAGACTATAGCGCCAATAGTTAATTACAGATTTTGGCGCTTGCTAAATTGCACCCTCCATTAGCATCGAATACAAGATCTCAATTATTTTCCTAAGACGGGACTAGTGCCACTACCTCTATTCATTGGCGCAAAAATCAATATGCTCTAATGTGACGAAAATAGTTTTTTTCTTACTGTTGCTCGATATTCTCTTGGGGTTATATCTAACTCTTGTTTAAATAGCCGAGTAAGTTGTCCTGGGTCTTGATAACCGACTTGGTAAGATATTTCTTGTATAGATAAATTACTTGAAGCGAGTAATTCCTTCGCCATTTCTACTTTCTGGCGTTGCCAAAATTTTATCGCATTAATGCCGTTAGCGGCTTTAAATCTGCGCGTTAAAGTGCGTTGGCTTATGCCAAATTGTTTGGCTAATTCAGCCATTGAAAGGTTTGCATTTAAATTAGTGCGCATCCAAAACTGAATTTGGCTGATCAGCTCATCAGGGTGACGGTCAACGGCACCTTCTAAATAGCGCTGCTGCTCGTAGGGCTTTCTTATTTCGTGTGAAAAGTTACGCTCAACGTGTTGTGCTGCGTTTCTACCATAAATTTCAAATATAATATGAACAACAATATCGGCCAGTGCATTTAAACTTGCCGCGCAATAAATACGATCAGATTGAGTAATAAAAAAGTCTGGTTTTAACTCTACTTTAGGGTAGTTACGACGAAATTGGTCAACATAATGCCAGTGCGTTGTTGCAGAATGGTAATCTAGTACGCCTGATTCGGCCATAAAACACACGCCTGTTCCGCCGCCAATTAATGTAGTGCCTTTATGCCAAATAGTATTTAGCCAGCTCACCAGTTTAGGGTTTTTTAATAAGGCTGGTCTTGGGTTACGCCATAGGCTAGGAATAAAAGCGTAATCAGGTAATAAAGCATTATCGACATCAGTATCTGGCATTAGCTTAATGAGTGAACGTGTTGACACTGGCTTATTACTTTCAGCGACCATTTGAATATTGAGTTTTGCTGCCGATTTGTTTTCTTGATAGGCCAAAGCTTCTCCTGCTCTTAACATTTCTACGGGCAAGCTTACGCTAGTGGCGAGCATGTGATCATATAGTATTAGTGAGATAGTAATTTGTTGTCGTTTCAAACTCATAAATAACTATTCTTAATTTAATTTAACTTATTTGGCCATAATGGCATATTTATTGGCTTTAATTAACGGTTTTTTTGATCTTTTTAGCCTTAAACTAACGGTTATTAAACTAAGTGTATAAGAGATATAAAAATAATGACTGCTTTACCTGTTATTGTTGGCATGGGCGGCATTAATGCTGCTGGTCGTACATCATTTCATCAAGGCTTCCGCCGTATTGTAATAGAAAAACTAAATGCTGAAGCGAGAGAAGAAACCTTTGTTGGTCTTGCAACGTTAATGAATATATTGCGCTGTGAAAATGGCCAGTTACTCGATCAGCAAGATAATGTTTATGCGCGTAGCGATGTTGAAGCTAAGTTTGGTAAACAAATTTTAGCGGGCACATTAATTCGTAAAATTGAAAAAAACCATTTTGATCCAGACGCAACGCCTTGGCAGCAAAAATTAACTATGCAATCAACCGAACAAGCAATTTGTTTTGAGACAGCATTGAAAGACTTGCCTAAGCCATTACCAAGAGCGTGGAAAGTAACAGATATTGGTGAGAAAAGAGTGCGTGTTGAAATTCAAGGTGAACTGTCACTGAAACAAGATTCAGTTCGTGACAACCCAATTAAGGCAGCTGGACAATTTCCTACAGGCTTTGAGCCAGCAAAACTTTACAATTCACGTTATCAACCACGAGGGTTACAAGCGACAATTTTTGGTGCTGCAGATGCAATATATTCAACTGGTTTTAGTTGGGCTGATATTGCAGATAAAGTGACACCAGATCAAATTGGTACCTATTCGGCATCTGTTTTTGGTCAAACACAAGCTGAAGGTTTGGGTGGTATGATGCAAAACCGCCAAAAAGGTGAGCGCGTATCAACGAAAAACTTGGCATTAGGTTTAAACACCATGTCAACTGACTTTATCAATGCTTATGTTACTGGCAGTGTTGGTACTACCTTTACTTCTACCGGCGCTTGTGCAACTTTCTTATATAATTTAAAAGCCGCTGTTAATGATATACAATCAGGTCGAATTAGATTAGCTATTGTTGGCAGTAATGACTGCGCGATAACACCAGAAGTTGTTGAAGGTTTTGGTAATATGAGCGCGTTAGCTAATGAAGAAGGGCTTAAAAAATTAGATAACACTGACAATGTTGACCATCGACGTACTAGTCGTCCGTTTGGCCAAAACTGTGGCTTTACTATTGGTGAGGCTGCACAGTTTTTAGTGATTATGGACGATAGTTTAGCGTTAGAGCTTGGCGCTGATGTGCTTGGTTCAGTTGCTGATGTTTTCACTAATGCCGACGGTATCAAAAAATCAATTACAGCTCCAGGCCCAGGTAATTATATTACTATGGCTAAGTCAGTTGCTTTAGCTAAAAGTGTACTGGGTGAAGAGGCAGTTCAACAACGTAGTTTTATTTTAGCTCATGGTTCAAGTACACCACAAAACCGAGTAACAGAGTCGTTAATATATGACCGAATAGCGCGCAGTTTTAACATTAATAATTGGCCAGTTGCTGCACCTAAAGCATACGTTGGACATACTATTGGACCTGCAAGCGGAGACCAGGTAGCGTGGGCATTAGGTGTTTTTGCACATAATATTATGCCGGGAATAACTACCATAGATAAGGTCGCAGAAGACGTTTACGCTGAGCGTTTAAATATTGCCACCGATCATTGGCATTGCCAAAATATGGATGTTGCTTTTATTAATTCTAAAGGTTTTGGTGGCAACAATGCTACTGCTACTGTCTTTTCAGCTAAAGTTACCCTTAAAATGATTGAAAAGCGCTATGGTAAAGCAGCAATGAATGCGTATTTAGACAAAAATGAAAAAGTAAAAATTGCGCAGCAAGCTTACCAAGAGCAAGCTGATTTAGGTAATTTTGAGTTAATCTATCGCTTTGGCGATGGCTTAGTAGATGATGAAAAAATCGAAATTAGTGATACTAAAATTACACTACCAACATTTGCACAAGCTATTGACTTACCAAGTACTAATCCATTTGACGATATGGTTTAGGCGCTAACCATTATACGTTAGACCCGAGTCCTTAGGGTCTAACGTAAAAATAAATGTAATAAATTCTTATCTTTGAAGACTACCTGAATTAAAATAGCGTTAATAATATGTAAATGCCGCTTGACATAATATGTCATAGCGATTAATTTGTATTTTAACTCGGGGAGTTGGCGTTCTTTCTAGTTTCTGCTGTAGGTTGTTTATTGTTAAATAGCGGTGATTTAAATTAATTGCAGCATTTAATAATTACCATACTTTTTTAAGTACGGCAGAGCGATATGCAAATAGATCAGCTGCACGAAAAAAGTTTCACTAATTAATTGGTAGTAGTCGTTATAAAAACGCTACTGCTTTATATGGAAATTAACTAATAATAAAGAGGTTTACAATGTCTGCAAATCCACTACAAGCGTGTTTCGACGTGCTACTTTCACCTGCTAAAGCTTTTTCTAGTGTTAAAGATAAAAAAGGTTGGGCATGGTTACCATTTTTTCTTGTTATAGCGTCTACTTCAGCCGTATTTGTTCATTATTTTAGTGTGGTTGATATTAACTGGTTTCAAGAGCAATCTTTAGAGCAAGCGGCAGCAATGACCGGAATGACTTACGATGAACTAAAAGCGGCATCATCTGAGGCTGACGCGACAAGTGCAATGCTTCAAACAACTATATCGGTTGTTATTAGCTTAATTGCCGTTAATTTGTTGGTAGCCATATACTATCTACTTGCAACAAAAATTATGGCAAAAAATGATTACGGCTTTAAAAACTGGTTCGCTTTCAGCTGGTGGGCAAGCTTGCCTTTAGTTGTAAGTAGCTTGGCATCGATATTAGTTTTATTATTCGCAGTTGATAGTAATATTTCGATGAATGATCTCCAACCGACCAGTTTAAATAGTTTAATTTTCTCACTTGATCAGTCTCATGCTTGGTATAACTTTCTTGAGGCAATTAATTTATTTAGTCTTTGGATGATTGCCATTGCCAGTGTTGGATTAAAAACATGGCTAAATATTGATATTAAAAAGGCGAGTATTATAGCTGCCATTCCATCGATCGCTATTTATGGCTTATGGGCAATATACATTCTGTTTGTTGCTTAATTTCGTTCTCTGTTCCAATCACCAATGAATACCAAGTGGGTAAAGTTGCTCGCTTGGTTTAACACACTACATTAGGTTTTAGCATGAAAAAAGCACTAATTGTTACTGCGGCAATCGCAACTTTAGTTGCCTTGGCATACTTTAAAAAGTCAGGACAAGAACAGGCAATTGAAGTAAAAGTAGAAGAAGTTCAAGTTGAAAATATTAAGCGTTCAATTTTAGCTTCAGGCACCTTAGTATATAAAGAGCAGGTACAACTTCGTTCAGAAGTTATCGGCCAAGTAAAAGAAATGCTAATTGAAGAGGGTGACGAGGTGAGCAAAGGGCAGGTACTAATGCGCCTTGAACCTCGTACATTTATGGCAGATGTTGAGCAGCAAGAAGCCTATGTTCGGCTACAAACTATTGCAATTGAACGTCAGCAAAAACATCTTGAAAACCTAGCTGCGCAATGGCAAAGAAAACACGATTTATATAAGCTTGAAATTATAGGGCAAGATGCTTATGAACTTATAGATAACCAATATGCACTTGCAAAAATTGATTTACGCTCGCGTCAAGAGTCGTTATTGCAAGCACAAGCCACCTTAGATAAAGCACAAGAAAGATTAGATAAAACTGTTTTTAAATCGCCTATTGACGGTATTGCAACGTCTGTTGACATAAAAAAAGGTGAAACTGCCATTAGTGGTACTACTAATATTTCAGGATCAAATTTAATCACTTTAGCCGACCCCTCATCAATACTTATTGAAGTACAAGTTGATGAAGCCGATATTGCTAACATTGAAGTGGGCCAAGAGGCTGATATTTTTGCAGTTGCATTTCCCGATGAAGCGCTTAAAGGTAAGGTACAAAACATAGCAACCTCAGCTAAAAGGGCCGCTGGTCGACAAGGGTTAAGTTTCACGGTTAAAATTCTTTTGGACGACTCTGGTGCAGTAGCTGTGCGTCCGGGGATGAGTTGCCGCGCTGAAATATTTACCCAAACTAAAGATAAAACCTTAGCTGTCCCAAGTGAATCGATTGTTTTTTTAAAGCCTGAAAAGAACAAAGGTGACAATGATAGCGAGAGTAAAGACTTCGACGAAAAAAGCTATGTGTATATAGTTAACGACGATAAAGCTAAAAAAGTAGAAGTTAAGCTTGGTATTTCAAATGATCGATATCAAGAAGTACTTTCGGGTATTAAAACGGGCGATAAAGTGATTACAGGTCCTGCAAGAGCGTTAAGTAAACTAAAAGATTCAAGCTTAATTAAAATTGCTAAGAAAGAGGCTTAATAATGGACGAGGCTCAAAGTGCGACTAATGCAAGTAACAATACCGACACTAAGGTAACATCGGCTGATAAAAATGTGATTATTGCGTTAAAAAAGATAGCCAAGCGATATGAAATGGGAGGAGAGGAGTTTTACGCGTTAAATAACCTCGACTTGGATATATTTCAAAATGATTATCTAGCGATTATTGGGCCTTCTGGCTCAGGTAAGTCAACCTTAATGAACTTGTTAGGTTGTTTAGATTACCCAACATCAGGAGAGTACTTACTAAAAGATAAAGATGTTGCTCAAATGAATGAATCTGAAC is a genomic window containing:
- a CDS encoding YIP1 family protein codes for the protein MSANPLQACFDVLLSPAKAFSSVKDKKGWAWLPFFLVIASTSAVFVHYFSVVDINWFQEQSLEQAAAMTGMTYDELKAASSEADATSAMLQTTISVVISLIAVNLLVAIYYLLATKIMAKNDYGFKNWFAFSWWASLPLVVSSLASILVLLFAVDSNISMNDLQPTSLNSLIFSLDQSHAWYNFLEAINLFSLWMIAIASVGLKTWLNIDIKKASIIAAIPSIAIYGLWAIYILFVA
- a CDS encoding beta-ketoacyl synthase; the encoded protein is MTALPVIVGMGGINAAGRTSFHQGFRRIVIEKLNAEAREETFVGLATLMNILRCENGQLLDQQDNVYARSDVEAKFGKQILAGTLIRKIEKNHFDPDATPWQQKLTMQSTEQAICFETALKDLPKPLPRAWKVTDIGEKRVRVEIQGELSLKQDSVRDNPIKAAGQFPTGFEPAKLYNSRYQPRGLQATIFGAADAIYSTGFSWADIADKVTPDQIGTYSASVFGQTQAEGLGGMMQNRQKGERVSTKNLALGLNTMSTDFINAYVTGSVGTTFTSTGACATFLYNLKAAVNDIQSGRIRLAIVGSNDCAITPEVVEGFGNMSALANEEGLKKLDNTDNVDHRRTSRPFGQNCGFTIGEAAQFLVIMDDSLALELGADVLGSVADVFTNADGIKKSITAPGPGNYITMAKSVALAKSVLGEEAVQQRSFILAHGSSTPQNRVTESLIYDRIARSFNINNWPVAAPKAYVGHTIGPASGDQVAWALGVFAHNIMPGITTIDKVAEDVYAERLNIATDHWHCQNMDVAFINSKGFGGNNATATVFSAKVTLKMIEKRYGKAAMNAYLDKNEKVKIAQQAYQEQADLGNFELIYRFGDGLVDDEKIEISDTKITLPTFAQAIDLPSTNPFDDMV
- a CDS encoding GlxA family transcriptional regulator, whose protein sequence is MSLKRQQITISLILYDHMLATSVSLPVEMLRAGEALAYQENKSAAKLNIQMVAESNKPVSTRSLIKLMPDTDVDNALLPDYAFIPSLWRNPRPALLKNPKLVSWLNTIWHKGTTLIGGGTGVCFMAESGVLDYHSATTHWHYVDQFRRNYPKVELKPDFFITQSDRIYCAASLNALADIVVHIIFEIYGRNAAQHVERNFSHEIRKPYEQQRYLEGAVDRHPDELISQIQFWMRTNLNANLSMAELAKQFGISQRTLTRRFKAANGINAIKFWQRQKVEMAKELLASSNLSIQEISYQVGYQDPGQLTRLFKQELDITPREYRATVRKKLFSSH
- a CDS encoding efflux RND transporter periplasmic adaptor subunit; protein product: MKKALIVTAAIATLVALAYFKKSGQEQAIEVKVEEVQVENIKRSILASGTLVYKEQVQLRSEVIGQVKEMLIEEGDEVSKGQVLMRLEPRTFMADVEQQEAYVRLQTIAIERQQKHLENLAAQWQRKHDLYKLEIIGQDAYELIDNQYALAKIDLRSRQESLLQAQATLDKAQERLDKTVFKSPIDGIATSVDIKKGETAISGTTNISGSNLITLADPSSILIEVQVDEADIANIEVGQEADIFAVAFPDEALKGKVQNIATSAKRAAGRQGLSFTVKILLDDSGAVAVRPGMSCRAEIFTQTKDKTLAVPSESIVFLKPEKNKGDNDSESKDFDEKSYVYIVNDDKAKKVEVKLGISNDRYQEVLSGIKTGDKVITGPARALSKLKDSSLIKIAKKEA
- a CDS encoding helix-turn-helix transcriptional regulator → MEMIINAEKVIAERKIRAWSQQHLADASAVSLRTIQRVENNSSGSLETIKALASCFELDVDMLFEPKIEAINKNQKLKARVKPKLLALFSFTLVLLSSVIFIVPTSMASNITINAGSIKTNTNEGYSIYTDNVVIFLPKGMPHKVLIDSNWEANSSSSSIGGIKIYFEHSVISIDQASITTTESGTKITTEYAKFSKSE